From the genome of Treponema peruense:
CAATTAGTGCGCTTGAGCGCACACGTAAATAAAACCAGTTGCGTAGCAACTGAAGTTTTCAGGAACGATGGAATCTCCAGCGTTCCTGAAATACGTTCGTAAAAAAAAGACCGCCAATTACACTGGTCTGAATCAGGAGAATTTAATGTCCTTTGCAAATATACTTTATTCGGTAATCCTGTACCCGCTTGTTCAGGTTATAGAAATTGCATTCAAACTTTTTGACAAAGCTTTTTCCAACACAGGAATTGCAGTTATCGGAGTAAGCCTTACTGTAACGCTTTTGTGCCTTCCGCTCTACATTGTTGCAGAACGCTGGCAGGAAACAGAACGCAAAATCCAGCTTAAACTTAAACCCGGAATAAAAAGAATCAAGGAAGCCTTCACTGGTGACGAGCAGTACATGATACTGAGTACTTTTTACGCACAGAATCATTACCACCCTATGATGGCCCTGCGTTCCAGTTTTGGTCTTCTTATCCAGATTCCGTTTTTTATGGCGGCCTATTCATGTCTGTCTTCACTGCCGGCCCTTCAGGGAATGCCGTTTCTTTTTATAAAAGACATGGGAAAGCCAGACGCTGTTTTTTCAATAGGTTCGTTCAACATAAATATTCTTCCTATAGCAATGACTGTAATAAACTGCATTGCCGGAGCCATTTATTCAAAAGGTCACGAACCGCGCGAAAAAGTTCAGATTTACGGAATGGCGCTTCTCTTTCTTGTAATTCTTTATAACAGTCCCGCAGGCCTTGTTCTTTACTGGACGATGAACAACGTTTTTTCACTTGTAAAAAATGTTTTCTATAAACTCAAAAACCCGCTCAAAATACTTTACATTCTTATGTGCTCGGCGATTGTTTTTGTTTCTGTATTCATTATGTTCATCTATGACGGCGGGGCTTCCTTAAAGAAACGTCTGCTGGTCACGATGGCTCTTCTAGCGCTCATTCCTCTTCCAATTTACATAAAGTTTATAAATTTTATTTACAACCGCTTTATGACACCGATTGCGCAGAATTCAGCCCTAAGAATAAAAACATTTATTTTTACAGCCGCAGCACTTTGCATACTGTTTGGTCTTGCAGTTCCTTCGGCCATTATATCTTCTTCTGTTCAGGAATTTTCAAACATTGACTCTTATACAAACCCTGCAGCATTTTTACAGACTTCCTTTTGGCAGAGTTTCGGCGTTTTTATTTTCTGGTCACTTTGTATTTTCTTTCTTTTTGGAAAAAGAATTCAGACTATACTTTGTGCAGTGTATTCAGTTTTACTTTACTGCGGAATAGCTGACGCCTATATTTTTGTAGGAGATTATGGTTCAATGGACGCAACACTTACGTTCATTGAGGGACTTGTTTCTCCTTCAAAAATGTTTATTCTTGCAAACCTTGCTGTTCTTGCAGTTCTGTCCGTTGCGGCAGTATTTGTAATGACACTCAAAAAGAAAAAACTTTGTTCAAGCATTGCGTGCGTTTCCGTTATTGCACTTTCTGTTTTGACATGCATTAATGTATTCAAAATAAATTCAGATTACGCTGACTTTAAAAGAATAAGTGAATCAGGACAATCAGGCGAAACTTTCGGAACAAAATTCAATCTGTCAAAAGAAAAGCAGAATGTAATTATCTTAATGCTGGACCGCGCAGAAAGTTCTTACTTCAACGACATCTGCAAAGATCTGCCGCAGATTGCTTCTGCAATGGAAGGTTTTGTCTTCTACCCAAATACAGTTTCTTTCAACGGGCATACTCTTATGGGTTCCCCTCCACTTTACGGCGGCTACGAATATACACCGGCTGCAATTAACGAGCGCAGTGAGGTTACGCTTAAAGACAAACACAATGAAGCCCTTCTCACACTGCCGCGAATCTTTACCGAACAGGCCGATTTTACAGCAACGCTTTCTGACACTTCATGGGGAAACTACAGTTATGTTTCTGACATGTCATTTACAAAAAAGTACGATAAAATAAACGGAATCAAACTTCTGGGACGCTACACGGGCGACTTCAAGAAAAACTGTCCGGAACTCGAAAGCACTGCAAGTCTTTCAAAAAGCATAGAAAGAAATTTAATCTGGGTTTCAATTTTCAAGGCAGTACCGGCAGCACTCCGCCCTGTTGTCTATTACAAGGGAAGCTGGTGGGCAAGTGAAACTGCGGCTGACTTTGACGAAGTCCTCAACTGGTATTCTGAACTTTACTATCTGCCAAAGATTACAGGTTTTGATTCCCCTACAGGAACACTTTCTGTCATTACAAATGAAGTAACACACAGCAACGAAGACCTTTCTTTCCTTAATCTTGTAGACAAGTCACGTCTCTCATACAAAGAAGAAGCATACTATATAAACTGCGCGGCATTAAGTTCAGTCTGCGACACACTTTCTTACCTTAAGGAAAACGGTGTTTATGACAACACAAGAATTATTATTGTTGCAGATCACGGCGTAGGTTACGGCTCTACGACAAACAAATACTACACAAAGAAAACACAGGTCGCAGGTTACGCAATGGATCACCTTAACCCGCTGCTTCTGGTAAAAGACTTCAACAGCCGCGAACATCTAAAAACAGACAGCACGTTTATGACAAACGCAGATGTCCCGTCTATCGCACTTGAAGGAATTGCAGACAACGCGGTTAACCCGTTTACAGGAAAGCCAGTCAACAGACAGGTCAGTGCAGAAGAAAAGAAAAAAGGAGTGCTTGTTACGGTCGACAACATTTTTATGCCGCACCACAGTTCAAGCAAAAACACATTTACAGTATCAAAAGATTCCTGGTTCAGGGTAAAAGAAAATATCTTTGACTCCGACAACTGGACTCAGGAACAGGCAAAGGAATAAACCAAAAGTGATTGGATAAGAGGTACACAAACAGTGCTGCTTTTATTCAATTAAAGTTTGCGTTGCAAACTAATTTATATTTTTTTAATCAGGACTGATTATGTTACTTTATATAGATCCCGGTACGGGAAGCATGCTTTTTTCTGTTCTCATTGGTGCAGCGGCCACTTTGTTTTTTCTGGCAAAAGCTCTGGTATTAAAACTCAAGCTTATTTTTTCAGGAAGAAAAGGTGAACTTGTAGTCGACAAATCCTATAAGCCGTATGTAATCTACTGCGAAGACAAGCGCTACTGGACTGTTTTTAAAAATATTCTGGATGAATTTGAAAAAAGGCAGACCGAAGTTACATACCTGGTTTCAAAAGAAGATGATCCTGTATTTGCACAGAACTACAAATATGTAAAAACAGAAGTTATCGGAGAAGGAAACAGAGCCTTTGCAAAACTCAATATGATGAGTGCCGGAATAATTCTTATGACAACACCGGGGCTTCAGGTTTACCAGCTTAAAAGAAGCAAAAATGTAAAACATTACTGCCACATACTTCACGCTTCAACAGATGCCACAATGTACAGACTGTTCGGGCTGGACTATTTTGATTCTGTTTTGTGTACCGGCGACTATCAGTTTGAAGATATACGTGCACTTGAAAAAATGCGCGGTCTTCCCCAAAAAGAGCTTGTCACCGTAGGCAGCCCTTATCTGGACACACTGAAAGAAAAAATGAAAAGTATTCCGGAAGAAAAAAAAGAAGCATTTACTGTTCTTGTTTCACCAAGCTGGGGAAAGAGCGCACTTCTTTCACTTTACGGGGAAAAGCTTTTGGACCCGCTTTCACAGTCAGGATTTAAAATTATTGTACGTCCGCACCCGCAGAGCAGAATCTCAGAAAATGATGTTCTTGAAAGACTTCAGAAAAGATATGAGTCAAACAAAAATGTTGAATGGGATTTTGAACGCGACAACATTTATTCCATGAAAAAGTCAGACATAATGATTTCTGATTTTTCGGGAATTATTTTTGACTACACATTCCTCTGCGACAAACCTGTAATGTATGCAGCCGCAGATTTGGATTTAAAGCCTTACGATGCATACGATCTTGACCACGAAATATGGCAGTTCCGCATGCTTAAAAAAATGGGAATAGAAATAAAAGAAAGCGACTTTGCAGACATAAAAAACGTAATCCAAAATGCTACAGACAGTGCAGAACTTTCACACGCACGCGCACAGGCAAAAGCAGAAGCGTGGCAGCATGAAGGAGAAGCAGGAAAGCTTACTGCAGACTTTATGATAAATAAGCTTAACTCCCTTAACGGGGGCAGTCTATGAAAACAGCAATTGTGCATGACTGGCTGGTAAACTACGGCGGGGCTGAACGCGTTGTTGAACAGATGCTTCTTCTCTACCCCGATGCCGACATTTACACACTTGTATATGATGAAAAAAAGATGGGAAAGATTTTTCCAAAAGAAAAAGTCCATACGTCATCGCTTCAGAAAATTCCTATGGCTGAAAAATTATATACAAAGTTTCTAAGCCTTATGCCAAAAGCATTTGAAGAGTTTGACCTTACTGGATACGATCTTGTCATTGCAAGTTCTTCATGTTGTGCAAAAGGTGTAATAACATCTCCTACAACTCCTTTTATTGCATACATTCACAGCCCTATGCGCTATGCATGGGATCTTTACTACGACTATCTTAAAAATTCAGGCCGACTTACAAAGTTTTTCATGAAGCGCTGGATGCCTGACATACGCAAATGGGATTACATCTCAAGCCAGAGAATAGATACTCTTGTTGCCAACTCCTCATACATTGCACGCCGTATAAAAAAATTCTGGAACCGTGACGCGGCTGTAGTTTACCCTCCAGTAGATACAGACAGACTTTCTGTTTCTGATGAAGCCGCAGGTGACTACTTTGTCGTCTTCAGTAGATTTGTTCCCTATAAAAGAATTGATCTCGCAATTTCTGCCTGCGCGCGGCTTAACAAAAAGCTTATAGTAATAGGTTCAGGCTCGCAGGAAAAAGAACTCAAATTACTTGCAGCATCCTGTAAAAATGCAGACATAAAATTTACAGGAAGAATAAGCGACAGTGAAGTTAAGGCATATTTACAGAAATGCCGCGCCCTCATTTTCTGTGCAGAAGAAGACTTCGGCATAATTCC
Proteins encoded in this window:
- the yidC gene encoding YidC/Oxa1 family membrane protein insertase — translated: MSFANILYSVILYPLVQVIEIAFKLFDKAFSNTGIAVIGVSLTVTLLCLPLYIVAERWQETERKIQLKLKPGIKRIKEAFTGDEQYMILSTFYAQNHYHPMMALRSSFGLLIQIPFFMAAYSCLSSLPALQGMPFLFIKDMGKPDAVFSIGSFNINILPIAMTVINCIAGAIYSKGHEPREKVQIYGMALLFLVILYNSPAGLVLYWTMNNVFSLVKNVFYKLKNPLKILYILMCSAIVFVSVFIMFIYDGGASLKKRLLVTMALLALIPLPIYIKFINFIYNRFMTPIAQNSALRIKTFIFTAAALCILFGLAVPSAIISSSVQEFSNIDSYTNPAAFLQTSFWQSFGVFIFWSLCIFFLFGKRIQTILCAVYSVLLYCGIADAYIFVGDYGSMDATLTFIEGLVSPSKMFILANLAVLAVLSVAAVFVMTLKKKKLCSSIACVSVIALSVLTCINVFKINSDYADFKRISESGQSGETFGTKFNLSKEKQNVIILMLDRAESSYFNDICKDLPQIASAMEGFVFYPNTVSFNGHTLMGSPPLYGGYEYTPAAINERSEVTLKDKHNEALLTLPRIFTEQADFTATLSDTSWGNYSYVSDMSFTKKYDKINGIKLLGRYTGDFKKNCPELESTASLSKSIERNLIWVSIFKAVPAALRPVVYYKGSWWASETAADFDEVLNWYSELYYLPKITGFDSPTGTLSVITNEVTHSNEDLSFLNLVDKSRLSYKEEAYYINCAALSSVCDTLSYLKENGVYDNTRIIIVADHGVGYGSTTNKYYTKKTQVAGYAMDHLNPLLLVKDFNSREHLKTDSTFMTNADVPSIALEGIADNAVNPFTGKPVNRQVSAEEKKKGVLVTVDNIFMPHHSSSKNTFTVSKDSWFRVKENIFDSDNWTQEQAKE
- a CDS encoding CDP-glycerol glycerophosphotransferase family protein, translating into MIMLLYIDPGTGSMLFSVLIGAAATLFFLAKALVLKLKLIFSGRKGELVVDKSYKPYVIYCEDKRYWTVFKNILDEFEKRQTEVTYLVSKEDDPVFAQNYKYVKTEVIGEGNRAFAKLNMMSAGIILMTTPGLQVYQLKRSKNVKHYCHILHASTDATMYRLFGLDYFDSVLCTGDYQFEDIRALEKMRGLPQKELVTVGSPYLDTLKEKMKSIPEEKKEAFTVLVSPSWGKSALLSLYGEKLLDPLSQSGFKIIVRPHPQSRISENDVLERLQKRYESNKNVEWDFERDNIYSMKKSDIMISDFSGIIFDYTFLCDKPVMYAAADLDLKPYDAYDLDHEIWQFRMLKKMGIEIKESDFADIKNVIQNATDSAELSHARAQAKAEAWQHEGEAGKLTADFMINKLNSLNGGSL
- a CDS encoding glycosyltransferase, which produces MKTAIVHDWLVNYGGAERVVEQMLLLYPDADIYTLVYDEKKMGKIFPKEKVHTSSLQKIPMAEKLYTKFLSLMPKAFEEFDLTGYDLVIASSSCCAKGVITSPTTPFIAYIHSPMRYAWDLYYDYLKNSGRLTKFFMKRWMPDIRKWDYISSQRIDTLVANSSYIARRIKKFWNRDAAVVYPPVDTDRLSVSDEAAGDYFVVFSRFVPYKRIDLAISACARLNKKLIVIGSGSQEKELKLLAASCKNADIKFTGRISDSEVKAYLQKCRALIFCAEEDFGIIPVEAQACGRPIIAFGKGGALETVVNEKTGVFFEEQSVESLVKAIEEFEKLDKENTFNPKKIREHAEKFSAENFRKNLSEQIRLTEDKVRNYI